One segment of Pseudoalteromonas rubra DNA contains the following:
- a CDS encoding serine hydrolase domain-containing protein has protein sequence MKSLISVLILLLTTLLLYFGWPVYQFFAFNLQKVPVLASATPLPAGPLPYQANHASGHAIFASKAEAILNTVRAASNAPGISAAVAYQGQLIWQGALGYADIATRTPLTPEHQFRIGSTSKAVTATLMAKLMQTQGFQLDTPLSDSLTPLPNPAWRDITARHLASHSAGLPHYKGNEDLLGFYHSLSLTHQFDRVQDAVALFDEGPLRSVPGDAFYYSSYGTVLLSAVLAQHAQRPYLDLLQHHIFRPLGMTRSGAESTADKLATFYFNRRGQDTQYIPWRTVNLSHRLAGGGLISTPSDLVRLGSGYLDPSYLHTDVRAQIWAPQRLNHGKVNPQNYALGWRRHEYQPGDTPLFTYYHHGGVSRGSQSMLIVVPEHQLSVAVNINSKTKPFRTFGQASLLLADAYVQLTAQAQRDVPDKLVSAASSTASLPAK, from the coding sequence ATGAAATCCCTAATTAGTGTGCTGATCTTACTGCTGACTACGCTACTACTCTATTTCGGCTGGCCCGTTTACCAGTTTTTTGCTTTTAATCTGCAAAAAGTACCGGTACTGGCCTCAGCCACACCTCTGCCCGCAGGGCCGCTGCCCTATCAGGCAAATCATGCGTCCGGGCATGCGATTTTCGCCAGCAAAGCCGAAGCAATACTCAACACAGTCCGGGCCGCCAGTAATGCGCCTGGGATCTCGGCGGCCGTGGCCTATCAGGGGCAGCTGATCTGGCAGGGCGCTTTGGGCTATGCCGATATTGCGACACGCACACCACTGACGCCAGAGCATCAGTTTCGCATTGGCAGCACCTCAAAAGCGGTAACCGCCACATTGATGGCCAAACTCATGCAAACTCAGGGCTTTCAATTGGATACTCCCCTAAGCGACAGCCTGACGCCGCTCCCGAATCCGGCATGGCGAGATATTACGGCGCGCCACCTGGCATCGCACAGCGCCGGATTACCTCATTACAAAGGCAACGAAGACTTACTGGGGTTTTATCATTCGCTCAGCCTGACTCATCAATTTGATCGAGTACAGGATGCCGTGGCCTTATTTGATGAAGGCCCGCTGCGCTCAGTACCGGGCGACGCCTTTTATTACTCCAGTTACGGCACAGTGCTGCTGAGCGCGGTGCTGGCGCAGCATGCTCAACGGCCGTACCTGGATTTATTGCAACATCATATATTCAGGCCACTGGGTATGACACGCAGTGGCGCTGAGTCGACCGCTGACAAGCTGGCCACCTTTTACTTTAATCGTCGTGGGCAAGATACACAGTATATTCCGTGGCGCACAGTGAATCTCAGCCATCGCCTGGCCGGTGGCGGTTTGATCAGCACACCGAGCGATCTGGTGCGGCTGGGCAGTGGTTATCTGGACCCCAGCTACTTACACACCGATGTACGTGCACAGATCTGGGCACCACAGCGCCTTAATCACGGCAAGGTGAATCCGCAAAACTATGCACTGGGGTGGCGCCGTCATGAGTACCAGCCTGGCGATACGCCATTATTTACCTACTACCACCACGGCGGCGTATCACGCGGATCACAAAGTATGTTGATTGTGGTGCCTGAGCATCAGCTCAGCGTGGCGGTCAATATCAACAGCAAAACCAAACCGTTCAGAACTTTTGGCCAGGCGTCATTATTACTGGCTGACGCTTATGTGCAGCTAACAGCGCAGGCTCAGCGTGATGTACCCGATAAGCTTGTCAGCGCAGCCTCCAGTACTGCGTCTTTACCGGCAAAATAG
- a CDS encoding helix-turn-helix domain-containing protein, whose amino-acid sequence MLTPLSISGLTLFQVIFAWQMCFAAILVWQNPKSRCLVLFFVFQALLCVANVLESAGYSLAGYVITPAFTVAMGPVWYLSVRTLVGASGSVLQSGRHLLLPLASLGLTDFVQPLIALGSVMLLCYLVASLKLLRDYRDTVYQVHADAPTVGLNWLTWLLGGYVVLSLTDFVRMNVQPITPMPWKAYWYFAHEVGFFGILSLLLVRVIKQPHFFNRLAQYQALSQPEEAAQDKQLAQSIFEAVDAQIREQALFCQPRLSIQHIADQLSLGVKQVSWAINSVSNNNFSNYINEIRLEQIEKQLADPAYAEVSILSIAMDNGFNAKSTFNQAFKARTGMTPTRYRTLCRAQSTV is encoded by the coding sequence ATGCTCACCCCGCTTAGTATTTCAGGGCTGACTTTGTTTCAGGTGATCTTTGCCTGGCAAATGTGCTTTGCTGCCATACTCGTGTGGCAAAACCCGAAAAGCCGTTGCCTGGTGCTCTTTTTTGTATTTCAGGCCTTACTCTGTGTTGCCAACGTGCTTGAAAGTGCTGGTTATTCGTTGGCAGGGTATGTCATTACCCCGGCTTTTACTGTGGCCATGGGGCCTGTCTGGTATCTCAGTGTCCGAACATTGGTGGGGGCATCTGGAAGTGTCCTGCAGTCTGGCCGTCATTTACTGCTGCCGTTAGCTTCGCTGGGCCTGACCGATTTTGTTCAGCCGCTTATTGCACTGGGTAGCGTAATGCTACTGTGCTATCTGGTGGCGTCTTTGAAGCTGCTGCGTGACTATCGTGACACGGTGTATCAGGTACATGCTGACGCACCTACGGTTGGCCTGAACTGGCTGACCTGGTTGCTCGGCGGTTATGTTGTACTGAGTCTGACTGATTTTGTGCGCATGAATGTTCAGCCCATAACGCCCATGCCATGGAAAGCCTACTGGTATTTTGCGCATGAGGTGGGCTTTTTTGGCATTTTGTCCCTGTTGCTGGTGAGGGTGATAAAGCAGCCGCACTTTTTTAATCGTCTGGCACAGTATCAGGCACTGAGTCAGCCCGAAGAAGCGGCCCAGGACAAGCAGTTAGCCCAGTCGATATTTGAAGCAGTGGATGCACAAATAAGGGAGCAGGCATTATTTTGTCAGCCAAGGCTGAGTATTCAGCACATTGCGGATCAGCTATCACTGGGTGTTAAGCAGGTTTCGTGGGCGATTAATTCGGTCTCGAATAATAACTTTTCTAATTATATCAATGAAATCAGGCTTGAGCAGATAGAGAAACAGTTGGCCGATCCGGCGTACGCTGAGGTCTCGATACTCAGCATTGCGATGGACAATGGGTTTAATGCCAAGTCGACCTTCAATCAGGCCTTCAAAGCACGCACGGGCATGACGCCCACCCGGTATCGTACGCTTTGTCGTGCACAGTCAACGGTCTGA